From Miscanthus floridulus cultivar M001 chromosome 15, ASM1932011v1, whole genome shotgun sequence, the proteins below share one genomic window:
- the LOC136509626 gene encoding glycine-rich protein 5-like → MASRTWRSPSAAMACCSHQLVVVVLVILALTPAEASRAMPTTTKTTMVVASGGTGNRHQQNHEGPAAAAAGAADVNSADQKTFLSVPGYVGGVGGFAGAGGLGGVGGAVGGISGALGGVAGGIGGVTGVGGLGGVGGGGLGGFGPLGGIGGGSGLGGLGGGGAGLGGLGGGSGLGGGGGGGLGGGSGSGLGGGSGGGGGLGGGSGLAGGSGGGYHSGVGGGGGCLHP, encoded by the coding sequence ATGGCTAGCCGCACGTGGCGCAGCCCCAGCGCCGCAATGGCATGCTGCAGCCACCAGCTGGTCGTGGTGGTCCTAGTCATCCTGGCGCTAACGCCCGCCGAGGCGAGCAGAGCCATGCCAACGACGACTAAGACGACGATGGTGGTGGCCAGCGGCGGCACTGGTAACAGACACCAGCAGAACCATGAGGGACCTGCTGCCGCAGCTGCCGGAGCAGCGGACGTGAACAGCGCCGACCAGAAGACCTTCCTGTCGGTGCCGGGCTACGTCGGTGGTGTTGGAGGGTTTGCTGGCGCCGGCGGCCTCGGCGGCGTTGGCGGAGCCGTCGGGGGCATCAGCGGCGCGCTCGGAGGCGTTGCCGGTGGCATTGGCGGCGTGACTGGCGTCGGCGGCCTCGGAGGTGTCGGTGGCGGTGGACTCGGAGGGTTTGGACCTCTTGGTGGTATAGGCGGTGGATCAGGTCTCGGCGGCCTGGGAGGAGGTGGCGCCGGCCTTGGCGGTCTGGGTGGTGGATCTggtctcggcggcggcggcggcggcggccttggcGGTGGATCAGGATCAGGTCtgggcggcggcagcggtggtggAGGTGGCCTTGGCGGTGGCAGTGGGCTTGCTGGTGGCAGCGGTGGTGGTTATCATAGCGGcgtcggcggtggcggtggctgcCTTCACCCGTGA
- the LOC136506668 gene encoding uncharacterized protein: protein MHDNLDDNNEPHTNREFRRYQAWYQRSTRCKLRLQWTKTDYADIESSDDEDTTYDRSTRAGRQVEAGPILDRVGNTLRSLVEEIERIRPRVNDDYILGFLDRLSLRLCRATGRCGCRTNTMHDIYNPSIGRGALGSSSQAATGDKEEDEEADDDDDMDKRHDELGPSQLHDAPSTHPTPPLGTRRTPST from the exons atgcacgacaacctggacgacaacaacgagccgcacacgaaccgtgagttcaggcggtaccaagcttggtaccagcgttcgaCAAGGTGCAAGCTCAGGCTACAGTGGACCAAaactgactacgccgacatcgagtcctctgaCGATGAGGACACGACGTACGACCGgtccactcgtgcaggaaggcaggtggaggcaggaccgatcttggacagagtg ggcaatacactgagaagcttagttgaagagatcgagcgcattcggcctagagtcaatgatgactacatacttggcttcctagat aggctgtcacttCGTCTATGCCGTGCGactggtcgttgtggttgcaggacaaacacgatgcatgacatatacaatccttccataggaagaggagccttgggttcctctagtcaagcagctacaggggacaaggaggaggacgaggaggccgacgatgacgatgacatggacaagaggcacgatgagcttgggccctctcagctccatgatgctccatcgactcatcctacaccgcctctaggcactaggcgaacGCCGTccacgtga
- the LOC136506411 gene encoding B3 domain-containing protein Os03g0212300-like — MASNGVGGGGGPHKFFKVLLPGSFEISLSLPPKFAASLGVSCPWRTASKLRDRTGRSWDVDLQRDAAHRVSFTGGGWRGFVSANAVSAGQLLVFEHRGVFDFTVDRFDASGCCCDDNGGHEDGGGRGPNKVVDQHMTTTGTEAAADKESGNSRRRPEAAPCTGGVKRRRRLPSTATTVVSGGDDNETLCHRIERPYQLRLLDLSKSFCDRVGWTSSCDVVLCAAGDGDGGSKEEEKRWQVSVKVSAKNAMMCGGWAEFAKDNGLAVSDACIFVPLPASPGSGSGSDVLQVHLLRGNRSRGTSV, encoded by the exons ATGGCGTCGAATGgagtaggcggcggcggcggccctcaCAAGTTCTTCAAGGTCCTGCTTCCCGGCTCCTTCGAGATCAGCCTG TCCCTGCCGCCCAAGTTCGCGGCGAGCCTCGGCGTGTCGTGTCCATGGCGCACCGCCTCCAAGCTGCGGGATCGCACGGGGAGGTCGTGGGACGTGGACCTCCAGCGAGACGCCGCCCACCGGGTGTCCTTCACGGGCGGCGGCTGGCGCGGCTTCGTCTCGGCCAACGCCGTCTCCGCCGGGCAGCTGCTGGTCTTCGAGCACCGTGGCGTCTTCGACTTCACCGTCGACCGGTTTGACGCCTCCGGCTGTTGTTGTGACGACAATGGAGGgcatgaagatggaggaggaagaggacctAATAAAGTTGTTGACCAGCACATGACGACGACAGGGACAGAGGCCGCGGCCGACAAGGAGTCCGGCAACAGCCGACGGCGGCCAGAGGCAGCGCCGTGCACCGGCGGCGTCAAGAGGAGGCGGCGGTTGCCCAGCACGGCCACCACCGTCGTCTCCGGCGGCGATGACAACGAGACGCTCTGCCACCGCATCGAGAGGCCTTACCAGCTGCGATTATTG GACCTGAGCAAGAGCTTCTGCGACCGCGTCGGCTGGACGTCGTCGTGCGATGTCGTGCTCTGCGCCGCCGGTGACGGTGACGGTGGCagcaaggaggaggagaagcggtggCAGGTGAGCGTGAAGGTGTCGGCCAAGAACGCCATGATGTGCGGAGGCTGGGCGGAGTTTGCCAAGGACAATGGACTCGCCGTCTCCGACGCCTGCATCTTCGTGCCACTCCCAGCCAGTCCAGGCTCAGGCTCAGGCTCCGACGTCCTTCAAGTCCACCTCCTCAGGGGCAACAGGAGCAGGGGCACATCTGTTTGA